In Pasteurella dagmatis, the sequence TGATACCATCAATGGGCCTTGATAATCTGAATCAATTAAGCCCACTAAATTGCCTAATACAATCCCATTTTTATGACCTAAACCAGAACGAGGTAAAATCACCGCCGCTAAGTTTGGATCGCCGATATAAATGGATAAACCCGTAGGGATTAATTTGGTTTCACCTGGTTGTAATTCAAAACCTTCGTCAATACAAGCACGCAAATCTAAGCCCGCTGAACCGCTAGTGGCATAAGCAGGAAGAGGAAATTGGCTACCAATACGTTGGTCGAGAATCTTTACATCGATTTTTTTCATTTGAGTATCCTTTACAGATTATTTGGATTGACGAAAACGGTCAAAAATGTGTTTAACTACTTGTTTTGCTATATTTTTCTTATCATCTAACTCTAATATAATGTTGCCATTTCGCCAGAATAAGTGAAGGCTGTTTTGATCTTTACCAAAGACTTTCCCGCTGGACACATCGTTTGCACAAATCATATCTAAATTTTTGCGTTGTAATTTATCTTGCGCATATTGCTCAATATTTTGCGTTTCAGCTGCAAATCCCACGGTAAAAGGGCGTTTAGATTGTAAATGAGCTACATCAGCAATAATGTCAGGATTTTTGATTAATGTGAGTGTGATCTCATCACTCGATTTTTTGATTTTTTGTTCTGCTACTTGAGTAACACGATAATCGGCAACTGCTGCACAGCCAATAAATATTTGATTTTCGACCGCACTTTTGAGTGCTTGTTGATGCATTTCTTGTGCGGAAGTCACATCAATTCGATGTACATTTGCCGGTGTTGCTAAATTAACAGGGCCTGAAATTAGGGTGACATTTGCACCACGTTCAGAAAAGGCTTGAGCAATCGCAAAGCCCATTTTGCCAGAACTGTGGTTACTTATATATCGCACTGGGTCAATAGCTTCTTGTGTTGGTCCCGCAGTAATTACGACGGATAGGCCCTTCATATCCTGCTTCTGAGCAAAAAGATCTTCAAGTGAGGCATAAATTTCTTTTGGTTCGGACATACGTCCAAATCCCATATCTCCGCAAGCTTGCTCACCTGAGTTTGGACCAACAAACCGATACCCTCTATTTGAAAGTGCGGTTAAATTTTGTTGAGTTATGCTTTGGGCAAACATCTGTTGGTTCATTGCTGGTGCAAGAAGAATGGGGGCTGCTGTAGCTAGACAAATCGTAGCAAGCAAATCATTCGCCATTCCGACAGTCAATCGAGCGAGAAAATCAGCACTTGCGGGTACAATCACAATCGCATCTGCCCATTTGGCAAGTTCAATATGCCCCATTGCGAGCTCTGCTTGAGGATCTAATAAGGAATGCGAAACAGCGTTGCCTGAAATGGCTTGTAAGGTTAATGGTGTGACAAATTCAGCTGCTGCTGGTGTGAGAACAACACGCACTTCAGCGTGACTTTTACGTAATAAGCGAATGAACTCAATGGCTTTATAAGCGGCAATACCACCTGTGATACCCACGATAATGCGTTTGTGTTGAAGAATTGTCATTGTGAATCCTTGCGCTGAATTTTTACACAAAATAACTAAGGGGACTATTCTACTTTAATTTTGTGCAATAAAGAATGGTATTTTTGCGATCCTCTTTCCAAAACTAGCCAGACTCTTTTGGCAAAGTAAGAAAATTTTGCTTCACTTTTATTTTTTGTATTGAATAGGGTGTTATATGTCAGAACATCATTCGTTGATGCCACGAGAAAAGTTGCTTACATTTGGGGCAAACACATTAACAGACAGTGAGTTACTCGCTATTTTTTTACGCACAGGGATAAAGGACTGCCCTGTAATGCAATTATCGACTAAGGTACTTGATCATTTTGGATCTTTACGTGGACTTCTTTCAGCAAACCAACAGTCTTTTTGCCAAGTAAAAGGTATTGGTATTACTCAGTTTATTCAGCTACAAGCTTGTATCGAAATGACGAAACGTTACTTACAAGAAGAATTACATCAAATGCAGGTGTTTGATAATCCCAACAGTGTCAGATTATATTTACAAGCATCATTACAACATAAAGAAAGGGAAGTTTTCCTTGTCCTTTTTTTAGATAATCAACAGCGTTTAATTAAACAAGAAGAAATGTTTTTAGGTACTATTAATATGGCAACTGTTCATCCTAGAGAAATCATAAAAGCGGCATTATATTGTAATGCGGCAGCGTTGATCCTTGCGCATAACCATCCTTCGGGTATTGCGGAGCCGAGTGAATCAGATAAACGTATTACGCAAAAAATTAAAAATGTAGCAGAATTAATGGAGATCCGCATTTTGGATCATTTTATCATTGGTAAAGGTTGTTATACCTCTTTTGCTGAAAATGGACTGCTATAAAATTTTCCGCTACAATCCTTCGTTGTTGTGCAAAATATTTGCATTTATTTGGTGAAATGTTGT encodes:
- the dut gene encoding dUTP diphosphatase — translated: MKKIDVKILDQRIGSQFPLPAYATSGSAGLDLRACIDEGFELQPGETKLIPTGLSIYIGDPNLAAVILPRSGLGHKNGIVLGNLVGLIDSDYQGPLMVSMWNRSTEPFKVEVGDRIAQLVFVPVVQAEFNIVSEFEQTDRGEGGFGHSGKN
- the coaBC gene encoding bifunctional phosphopantothenoylcysteine decarboxylase/phosphopantothenate--cysteine ligase CoaBC, giving the protein MTILQHKRIIVGITGGIAAYKAIEFIRLLRKSHAEVRVVLTPAAAEFVTPLTLQAISGNAVSHSLLDPQAELAMGHIELAKWADAIVIVPASADFLARLTVGMANDLLATICLATAAPILLAPAMNQQMFAQSITQQNLTALSNRGYRFVGPNSGEQACGDMGFGRMSEPKEIYASLEDLFAQKQDMKGLSVVITAGPTQEAIDPVRYISNHSSGKMGFAIAQAFSERGANVTLISGPVNLATPANVHRIDVTSAQEMHQQALKSAVENQIFIGCAAVADYRVTQVAEQKIKKSSDEITLTLIKNPDIIADVAHLQSKRPFTVGFAAETQNIEQYAQDKLQRKNLDMICANDVSSGKVFGKDQNSLHLFWRNGNIILELDDKKNIAKQVVKHIFDRFRQSK
- the radC gene encoding RadC family protein translates to MSEHHSLMPREKLLTFGANTLTDSELLAIFLRTGIKDCPVMQLSTKVLDHFGSLRGLLSANQQSFCQVKGIGITQFIQLQACIEMTKRYLQEELHQMQVFDNPNSVRLYLQASLQHKEREVFLVLFLDNQQRLIKQEEMFLGTINMATVHPREIIKAALYCNAAALILAHNHPSGIAEPSESDKRITQKIKNVAELMEIRILDHFIIGKGCYTSFAENGLL